One stretch of Thalassovita sp. DNA includes these proteins:
- a CDS encoding DedA family protein, which produces MTETLLTILPDYGAYLLLLVTLLSCLAMPIPASVMMIAAGGFAMAGDLTLWHVALGALVGAILGDQLGFHIGRLGTGHVERMEAKGGKQAYALRKATEFTRQRGIWAVFFSRWLVSPLGPYVNFTAGAAKMGWIAFTLGSIAGEAAWVAIYVGMGAGAMDQVAYLWPLVRDGIGFNAAVAVAVLLGLRLWHLHRAHQKQAKLDAAQADPKA; this is translated from the coding sequence ATGACCGAGACGCTGCTCACCATCCTGCCGGATTACGGCGCCTATCTGCTGCTGCTGGTGACACTGCTGTCCTGCCTGGCCATGCCGATCCCCGCCTCCGTGATGATGATCGCGGCGGGCGGCTTTGCCATGGCGGGCGATCTGACGCTCTGGCATGTGGCGCTGGGGGCGCTGGTCGGGGCCATTCTGGGTGATCAGCTGGGCTTTCACATTGGGCGTCTGGGCACGGGCCATGTGGAACGAATGGAGGCCAAGGGCGGCAAACAGGCCTATGCGCTGAGAAAAGCCACCGAGTTCACCCGGCAACGCGGCATCTGGGCGGTGTTTTTCAGCCGCTGGCTGGTCAGCCCGCTGGGGCCTTATGTGAATTTCACCGCCGGGGCGGCCAAAATGGGCTGGATCGCCTTCACCCTTGGCAGCATCGCCGGGGAGGCCGCATGGGTGGCCATCTATGTCGGCATGGGCGCTGGCGCGATGGATCAGGTCGCCTACCTCTGGCCGCTGGTGCGCGACGGCATCGGCTTCAACGCTGCGGTCGCTGTTGCGGTGCTCCTCGGCCTGCGCCTCTGGCACCTGCACCGCGCGCATCAGAAACAGGCCAAATTGGACGCTGCCCAGGCCGATCCCAAGGCGTGA
- the grxD gene encoding Grx4 family monothiol glutaredoxin has translation MTDANTRIDETVKANTVVLFMKGTKDMPQCGFSSRVAGVLNYMGVDYTDVNVLADDEIRQGIKDYSDWPTIPQLYVKGEFIGGCDIVTEMTLSGELDALFDTNEVVYSKDAADKIREANA, from the coding sequence ATGACTGACGCAAACACCCGCATCGACGAAACCGTCAAAGCCAACACCGTGGTGCTTTTCATGAAGGGCACCAAGGACATGCCGCAATGTGGCTTCTCCAGCCGTGTGGCGGGCGTGCTGAACTACATGGGTGTGGATTACACCGATGTGAACGTGCTGGCCGATGATGAGATCCGCCAGGGCATCAAGGATTACTCGGACTGGCCGACCATCCCGCAGCTTTATGTGAAGGGTGAGTTTATCGGCGGCTGCGATATCGTGACCGAAATGACCCTGTCGGGGGAACTGGACGCGCTGTTTGACACCAATGAGGTGGTCTACTCGAAAGACGCCGCCGACAAGATCCGCGAAGCAAACGCCTGA
- a CDS encoding BolA/IbaG family iron-sulfur metabolism protein, which produces MAVYAQELEDMLREAFPGAAQIVVEGTDGKHMSAMIVDESFRGKNRVQQQRAVYAALKGKMDGPNGELHALALTTKAPE; this is translated from the coding sequence ATGGCCGTATACGCACAGGAACTGGAAGACATGCTGCGCGAGGCGTTTCCAGGCGCCGCTCAGATCGTTGTAGAAGGCACCGATGGCAAACATATGTCCGCAATGATCGTGGATGAGAGCTTTCGCGGCAAAAACCGTGTGCAGCAGCAGCGCGCTGTCTATGCCGCGCTGAAGGGCAAGATGGATGGCCCCAACGGCGAATTGCACGCCTTGGCCCTGACCACCAAAGCACCGGAATAA